The following coding sequences lie in one Desmodus rotundus isolate HL8 chromosome 1, HLdesRot8A.1, whole genome shotgun sequence genomic window:
- the SKP2 gene encoding S-phase kinase-associated protein 2 yields the protein MHAFKIPESVDAMHRKHLQEIPDQTSNVTTSFTWGWDSSKTSELLSGMGVSALEKEEVDSENIPQELLSNLGHPQSPPRKRLKSKGNDKDFVIIRRPKLNRESFPGVSWDSLPDELLLGIFSCLCLPDLLKVSSISKRWYHLAFDESLWQTLDLTGKNLHPDVIGRLLSRGVVAFCCPRSFVDQQPVVEHFSPFRVQHLDLSNSVIGVSTLHSILSPCSKLQNLSLEGLQLSDPIVDNLAQNSNLVRLNLSGCSGFSESSLKTLLSSCSRLDELNLSWCFDFTEKHVQVAVAHVSETVTQLNLSGYRKNLQRADFSTLIRRCPNLVRLDLSDSVMLNHDCFPEFHQLNYLQHLSLSRCYDIIPETLLELGEIPTLKTLQVFGIVPDNTLQLLKEALPHLQINCSHFTTIARPTVGTKSHPEIWGIRCRLTLQKPSCL from the exons ATGCACGCATTTAAAATCCCAGAATCAGTGGACGCCATGCACCG GAAACACCTCCAGGAGATACCCGACCAGACTAGCAACGTTACCACTAGCTTCACATGGGGATGGGATTCTAGCAAGACTTCGGAACTGCTCTCAGGAATGGGGGTCTCCgccctggagaaggaggaggtggacAGTGAAAATATTCCCCAGGAACTGCTCTCAAACCTGGGccacccacagagccccccacGAAAACGGCTGAAGAGCAAAGGGAATGACAAGGACTTTGTGATCATCCGCAGACCCAAGTTAAATCGAGAGAGCTTTCCAG gTGTTTCGTGGGACTCCCTTCCAGATGAGCTTCTCTTAGGCATcttctcctgtctctgcctccctgacCTCCTCAAAGTCTCCAGCATTTCTAAGAGGTGGTATCACCTGGC GTTTGACGAGTCTCTCTGGCAGACCTTGGACCTCACAGGGAAAAACCTGCACCCAGATGTGATTGGGCGGCTGCTGTCTCGAGGGGTGGTCGCCTTCTGCTGCCCACGGTCATTTGTGGACCAACAACCGGTAGTTGAACATTtcag CCCTTTCCGTGTGCAGCACCTGGACCTATCGAACTCGGTCATCGGTGTGTCCACCCTGCACAGCATCCTGTCCCCGTGCTCCAAGCTGCAGAATCTAAGCCTGGAAGGCCTACAGCTTTCGGATCCCATTGTCGA tAATCTTGCACAGAACTCAAATTTAGTCCGACTAAACCTTTCCGGGTGTTCTGGATTCTCCGAATCTTCCCTGAAGACTTTGCTGAGTAGCTGTTCCAG ATTGGATGAGCTGAACCTCTCCTGGTGCTTTGACTTCACTGAAAAGCACGTGCAAGTGGCTGTGGCGCACGTGTCCGAGACTGTCACCCAGCTGAACCTTAGCGGCTACCGAAAGAACCTCCAGAGAGCAG ATTTCTCTACCTTAATTAGAAGATGCCCCAATCTTGTCCGCCTAGACTTAAg TGACAGCGTCATGCTGAACCACGACTGCTTCCCAGAGTTTCACCAGCTCAACTACCTCCAACACCTGTCGCTCAGTCGCTGCTATGATATCATCCCTGAAACTTTACT tgAACTTGGAGAGATTCCCACACTAAAAACACTGCAAGTATTTGGAATTGTGCCAGACAATACCCTTCAGCTGTTAAAAGAAGCCCTTCCTCATCTGCAGATTAATTGCTCCCATTTTACCACCATTGCCAGGCCTACTGTGGGCACCAAAAGCCACCCGGAGATATGGGGCATCAGATGCCGACTAACGCTGCAAAAGCCCAGTTGTCTATGA